Proteins from one Piscinibacter lacus genomic window:
- the pgsA gene encoding CDP-diacylglycerol--glycerol-3-phosphate 3-phosphatidyltransferase gives MFFNLPTALTWARIVAIPLIVGLFYLPIEVVTQNVWATGLFIVVALTDWADGWLARRMNLTSSFGAFLDPVADKFLVCAALLVLVHLGRLHALVALVIIGREIAISALREWMAQIGASGSVAVHMVGKLKTMVQMVAIPFLLYDGRLFDAIDTRFWGTLLILVAAALTIWSMVYYLQKALPEIRAKAR, from the coding sequence ATGTTCTTCAACCTGCCCACCGCCCTCACTTGGGCGCGCATCGTCGCCATCCCGCTGATCGTGGGCCTGTTCTACCTGCCGATCGAGGTGGTCACGCAGAACGTCTGGGCGACCGGGCTGTTCATCGTGGTGGCGCTGACGGACTGGGCCGATGGCTGGCTGGCGCGGCGGATGAACCTGACCTCGTCCTTCGGCGCCTTCCTGGATCCGGTGGCGGACAAGTTCCTGGTCTGCGCGGCCCTGCTGGTGCTGGTGCACCTGGGCCGGCTGCATGCGCTGGTGGCGCTGGTGATCATCGGTCGGGAGATCGCGATCTCCGCGCTGCGTGAATGGATGGCGCAGATCGGCGCCTCGGGCAGCGTGGCGGTGCACATGGTCGGCAAGCTCAAGACGATGGTGCAGATGGTGGCCATCCCCTTCCTGCTCTACGACGGCCGGCTGTTCGACGCGATCGACACGCGCTTCTGGGGCACCTTGCTGATCCTGGTGGCCGCCGCGCTGACGATCTGGTCGATGGTCTATTACCTGCAGAAGGCGCTGCCGGAGATCCGCGCCAAGGCGCGCTGA
- a CDS encoding DMT family transporter: MRLVSPGAVWRVVPAVFVLIWSTGFIVARYGMPHAPPMGFLSWRYALSIACFGVWIGLSGARWPQGRAAWGHLAVTGLLMQAGYLGGVWAAVRLGLGAGAVALIVGLQPVLTALWLASRGAPGDGGRVAPLQWAGLALGLAGLALVVGRKLGQGEVNGPNLLMALLALASITVGTLYQKRFVAPCDARTAGCVQMLAALAATLPLAALETAPIDWHPEMVGALAWSVLGLTLGASSLLYMMIQRGAAAAVTSWLYLVPPTTALMAAVLFGEPLGLDVLVGTALTAAGVALVQRAAR, encoded by the coding sequence ATGCGCCTTGTCTCCCCGGGCGCCGTCTGGCGCGTCGTGCCGGCGGTCTTCGTGCTGATCTGGAGCACGGGCTTCATCGTCGCGCGCTACGGCATGCCGCATGCCCCGCCGATGGGTTTCCTGAGCTGGCGCTATGCCCTGTCGATCGCCTGCTTCGGCGTCTGGATCGGGCTGAGCGGTGCGCGCTGGCCGCAGGGCCGGGCGGCCTGGGGGCATCTGGCCGTGACCGGCCTCTTGATGCAGGCCGGCTACCTGGGCGGGGTGTGGGCCGCCGTGCGGCTGGGGCTGGGCGCGGGTGCGGTGGCGCTGATCGTCGGCCTGCAGCCGGTGCTGACGGCGCTGTGGCTGGCTTCGCGCGGTGCGCCGGGCGATGGCGGTCGGGTCGCGCCGCTGCAGTGGGCGGGCCTGGCCCTGGGCCTGGCCGGCCTGGCGCTGGTGGTGGGCCGCAAGCTGGGGCAGGGCGAGGTGAACGGGCCCAATCTGCTGATGGCCCTCCTGGCCCTGGCCTCGATCACCGTCGGCACGCTCTACCAGAAGCGATTCGTGGCGCCCTGCGATGCGCGCACCGCCGGCTGCGTGCAGATGCTGGCCGCGCTTGCGGCCACGCTGCCGCTGGCGGCGCTGGAGACGGCGCCCATCGACTGGCATCCAGAGATGGTCGGCGCCCTGGCCTGGTCCGTCCTGGGCCTGACGCTGGGCGCCAGCAGCCTGCTCTACATGATGATCCAGCGCGGCGCGGCCGCCGCGGTGACGAGCTGGCTCTACCTCGTGCCGCCGACCACCGCCCTGATGGCCGCCGTGCTCTTCGGCGAGCCGCTGGGCCTGGACGTGCTGGTCGGCACCGCGCTGACGGCAGCCGGCGTGGCCCTGGTGCAGCGCGCCGCGCGCTGA
- a CDS encoding DMT family transporter: MNPPLSPRGAAFSLAGSMLLVGVYVSAAPLLLAWFPLAVLASLRFLLAGLLMLPWLRRPAGAPALSASEHRLLFVQALFGNVLFTVLMLEGVARGGALLAGSVMAALPAAVALLAWALLGEKPGPRLGGAVALGGAGIALLAWLRHAGPSAAADPWGLPLLLGALGCEALQAVLGKRLSGRHAPRFITAGINLWCLVLCLPLGLAALPAWPAAAVPAGAWAGLLAYALMASVLAVWLWMRGLSVLPASTAGLFTVLLPLSAAAVGLLVGGERAGPGHALAYALALGGLLLGAMPGRMRFRLRA, translated from the coding sequence ATGAACCCCCCGCTCAGCCCGCGTGGCGCCGCCTTCAGCCTGGCCGGCAGCATGCTGCTGGTGGGGGTCTATGTGAGCGCGGCACCGCTGCTGCTGGCCTGGTTTCCGCTGGCCGTGCTGGCCAGCCTGCGCTTCCTGCTGGCCGGCCTGCTGATGCTGCCTTGGCTGCGGCGGCCGGCCGGGGCGCCGGCGCTCAGCGCCAGCGAGCATCGCCTGCTCTTCGTGCAGGCCTTGTTCGGCAATGTGCTGTTCACGGTGCTGATGCTGGAGGGCGTGGCGCGCGGCGGCGCGCTGCTGGCCGGCTCGGTGATGGCCGCGTTGCCGGCCGCGGTGGCCCTGCTAGCCTGGGCCCTGCTCGGCGAGAAGCCGGGGCCGCGCCTGGGCGGGGCCGTGGCCCTGGGCGGTGCCGGCATCGCACTGCTGGCCTGGCTGCGACATGCCGGGCCCAGCGCCGCGGCCGACCCCTGGGGCCTGCCGCTGCTGCTCGGCGCGCTGGGCTGCGAGGCGCTGCAAGCCGTGCTGGGCAAGCGCCTGAGCGGGCGCCATGCGCCGCGCTTCATCACCGCCGGCATCAATCTGTGGTGCCTGGTGCTTTGCCTGCCGCTGGGCCTGGCCGCCCTGCCCGCCTGGCCGGCGGCGGCCGTGCCGGCCGGGGCCTGGGCCGGGCTGCTGGCCTATGCCTTGATGGCCAGCGTGCTGGCCGTCTGGCTGTGGATGCGCGGCCTGAGCGTGCTGCCGGCGAGCACCGCCGGCCTCTTCACCGTGCTGCTGCCGCTGAGTGCCGCCGCCGTGGGCCTGCTGGTGGGCGGCGAACGCGCCGGGCCGGGTCATGCCCTGGCCTATGCCCTGGCCCTGGGCGGCCTTCTGCTGGGGGCGATGCCTGGGCGCATGCGCTTCAGGCTCAGGGCCTGA
- a CDS encoding pseudouridine synthase — MNPIGHDGADTAPLTVLHEAGDWLAVHKPAGLLVHRSPLDAANTDTVQRRLKAQLGAWLLPVHRLDRGTSGVLLLARTPAAARAAQAPFLEGRVRKHYLGLVRGWPAGPVAVDHPLRPEDAGPEAPAQPAWTAFAPLARLAVDGGADPRHPQSRYALVAAWPRSGRRHQIRRHLKHLAHPLVGDATHGKGEHNRWWAAALGRPRLWLHAQALGLPHPDGGWLHLASPLHAPWNADWQALAAWPGWQTPWPEAAWGATPPELPAGLDERGGPGGPGGPDGPGGSDGPDAVSRLMGRDGRASPSPPAPHARAGRAPPRP; from the coding sequence ATGAACCCCATCGGCCACGACGGCGCGGACACCGCCCCGCTGACCGTGCTGCACGAGGCCGGCGACTGGCTGGCCGTGCACAAGCCGGCCGGCCTGCTGGTGCACCGCAGCCCGCTCGATGCCGCCAACACCGACACCGTGCAGCGCCGGCTCAAGGCCCAGCTTGGCGCCTGGCTGCTGCCGGTGCACCGGCTGGACCGCGGCACCTCCGGCGTGCTGCTGCTGGCCCGCACGCCCGCCGCGGCGCGGGCGGCGCAGGCGCCCTTCCTGGAAGGCCGGGTGCGCAAGCACTACCTGGGCTTGGTGCGCGGCTGGCCCGCCGGGCCGGTGGCCGTCGACCACCCGCTGCGGCCCGAGGACGCCGGCCCCGAAGCCCCCGCCCAGCCGGCCTGGACGGCCTTCGCGCCCCTGGCCCGGCTGGCGGTGGACGGCGGCGCCGACCCGCGCCATCCGCAAAGCCGCTATGCCCTGGTTGCCGCCTGGCCGCGCAGCGGCCGGCGCCACCAGATCCGCCGCCACTTGAAGCACCTGGCCCATCCCCTGGTCGGCGACGCCACCCACGGCAAGGGCGAGCACAACCGCTGGTGGGCCGCCGCCCTGGGCCGGCCGCGGCTGTGGCTGCATGCCCAGGCCCTGGGCCTGCCGCACCCGGACGGCGGCTGGCTGCACCTGGCCTCGCCACTACACGCCCCCTGGAATGCCGACTGGCAGGCCCTGGCCGCCTGGCCCGGCTGGCAGACGCCGTGGCCGGAAGCGGCCTGGGGCGCCACGCCGCCCGAGCTGCCGGCGGGGCTGGACGAGCGGGGTGGGCCGGGTGGGCCGGGTGGGCCGGATGGGCCGGGCGGGTCGGACGGGCCGGACGCCGTAAGTCGCTTGATGGGCCGGGACGGACGCGCCAGCCCATCGCCCCCCGCCCCGCACGCCCGGGCCGGGCGCGCGCCGCCGCGCCCATGA
- a CDS encoding YchJ family protein, giving the protein MAPPPAPAAAAPAPLAAAAPCPCDLGAAGRRYADCCGRYHGAGCGQAPDAASLMRSRYSAFVLGRREELLATWHHDTRPAALEPDPPGLRWLGLSVKAARSTGPDAAEVEFIARSKLGGRAHRLHERSRFLRVDGRWLYLDGVDPASGLPAGGA; this is encoded by the coding sequence ATGGCCCCTCCGCCCGCCCCTGCCGCCGCCGCGCCGGCCCCGCTTGCCGCTGCGGCGCCCTGCCCTTGCGACCTCGGCGCCGCCGGCCGCCGCTATGCCGACTGCTGCGGCCGCTACCACGGCGCCGGCTGCGGCCAGGCGCCCGATGCGGCCAGCCTCATGCGCTCGCGCTACAGCGCCTTCGTGCTCGGCCGCCGCGAGGAGCTGCTGGCCACCTGGCACCACGACACCCGGCCCGCCGCGCTGGAGCCCGATCCCCCCGGCCTGCGCTGGCTGGGCCTGAGCGTGAAGGCCGCGCGCAGCACCGGGCCCGATGCGGCCGAGGTCGAGTTCATCGCCCGCAGCAAGCTTGGCGGCCGGGCGCACCGGCTGCATGAGCGCAGCCGCTTCCTGCGGGTGGACGGCCGCTGGCTCTACCTTGATGGCGTGGACCCGGCGAGCGGCCTGCCCGCTGGCGGCGCATGA
- the yaaA gene encoding peroxide stress protein YaaA, with amino-acid sequence MLLLLSPAKSLDYETPEPPGLAHTLPAFRDEAAELIELLRPLDAAQVAALMDLSEPLAALNVGRFGAWSSRFTAANSKAAVLAFNGDVYEGLQATSLGADDLAWAQQHLRILSGLYGLLRPLDRLQPYRLEMGTRLSNPRGKDLYAWWGPRLAEALDRQLAKDAQPLIVNLASEEYFKAVPRKALKARVVHCVFEEWKPAGWKIVSFYAKRARGLMARHAIRQRASELDTLRSFADEGYAFDPAASDEERLVFRRRSAA; translated from the coding sequence ATGCTGCTGCTGCTTTCCCCCGCCAAATCCCTGGACTACGAAACGCCCGAGCCGCCCGGCCTGGCCCACACCCTGCCGGCCTTTCGCGACGAGGCGGCCGAGCTGATCGAGCTGCTGCGTCCGCTGGATGCCGCCCAGGTGGCCGCGCTGATGGACCTCAGCGAGCCGCTGGCCGCGCTGAATGTCGGTCGCTTCGGCGCCTGGTCGAGCCGCTTCACCGCCGCCAACAGCAAGGCCGCCGTGCTGGCCTTCAACGGCGATGTCTACGAAGGCTTGCAGGCGACGAGCCTGGGTGCGGACGACTTGGCCTGGGCGCAGCAGCACCTGCGCATCCTGTCGGGCCTCTACGGCCTGCTGCGACCGCTGGACCGGCTGCAGCCCTACCGCCTGGAGATGGGCACCCGCCTGTCCAACCCGCGTGGCAAGGATCTCTATGCCTGGTGGGGGCCGCGCCTGGCCGAGGCCCTGGACCGTCAGCTTGCCAAGGATGCGCAGCCCCTGATCGTCAACCTGGCCTCGGAGGAGTACTTCAAGGCCGTGCCGCGCAAGGCCCTGAAGGCCCGCGTCGTGCACTGCGTGTTCGAGGAATGGAAGCCGGCGGGCTGGAAGATCGTCAGCTTCTATGCCAAGCGCGCACGCGGCCTGATGGCCCGCCACGCGATCCGCCAGCGCGCGAGCGAGCTGGACACGCTGCGCAGCTTCGCCGACGAGGGCTATGCCTTCGACCCGGCCGCCAGCGACGAGGAACGCCTCGTCTTCCGCCGCCGCAGCGCGGCCTGA
- a CDS encoding 2OG-Fe(II) oxygenase, which produces MKQPLTPAIRRWIAEQAAAGHSIATLQAAMEQTGWQPETAREALKAVLGAAVVAGLKQLAEAPVPAPAPADPDGRAGPGFSGTPGALPEPALEDDPPSLWAGDREVGVVVAMRQPRIVVFEDLLDAAECEEIIARARDRLARSHTVAVATGDSEVNAARTSEGMFFGRGEHPVCARIEARLAALLRWPVERGEGLQVLRYAPGAQYKPHYDYFDPAQPGTPGILKRGGQRLATVVMYLNTPTRGGATTFPDVKLQVAPRRGHAVFFSYDRPHPATQTLHGGAPVLEGEKWVATKWLRAGRFD; this is translated from the coding sequence ATGAAGCAGCCCCTGACCCCTGCCATCCGCCGCTGGATCGCTGAACAGGCCGCCGCCGGCCACAGCATCGCCACCCTGCAAGCCGCGATGGAGCAGACCGGCTGGCAGCCCGAGACCGCGCGCGAGGCGCTCAAGGCCGTGCTGGGCGCGGCAGTGGTCGCCGGCCTGAAGCAGCTGGCCGAGGCGCCGGTGCCGGCGCCTGCACCGGCCGACCCGGACGGTCGCGCCGGCCCCGGCTTCAGCGGCACGCCCGGGGCGCTGCCCGAGCCGGCGCTGGAGGACGATCCGCCCAGCCTCTGGGCCGGCGACCGCGAGGTCGGCGTGGTGGTGGCCATGCGCCAGCCGCGCATCGTCGTCTTCGAAGACCTGCTCGACGCGGCCGAGTGCGAGGAGATCATCGCCCGCGCCCGCGACCGCCTGGCCCGCTCGCACACCGTGGCTGTGGCCACCGGCGACAGCGAGGTCAATGCCGCGCGCACCAGCGAGGGCATGTTCTTCGGCCGCGGCGAGCATCCGGTCTGCGCCCGCATCGAGGCGCGGCTGGCCGCCCTGCTGCGCTGGCCGGTCGAGCGCGGCGAGGGCTTGCAGGTGCTGCGCTATGCGCCGGGCGCACAGTACAAGCCGCACTACGACTATTTCGACCCCGCCCAGCCCGGCACGCCGGGCATCCTCAAGCGCGGAGGCCAGCGCCTGGCCACGGTGGTGATGTACCTCAACACGCCGACCCGCGGCGGCGCGACCACCTTCCCCGATGTGAAGCTCCAGGTGGCGCCGCGCCGCGGCCATGCCGTCTTCTTCAGCTACGACCGGCCGCATCCCGCCACCCAGACCCTGCACGGCGGCGCGCCGGTGCTTGAAGGCGAGAAATGGGTGGCGACCAAGTGGCTGCGCGCGGGCCGCTTCGACTGA